A region from the Aquimarina sp. ERC-38 genome encodes:
- a CDS encoding exopolysaccharide biosynthesis polyprenyl glycosylphosphotransferase translates to MRTKVGRYSIYIKPLFYIIDLTIINLLIYYFQTNLYEKAIFAIYITIMWIVLSIKNKFYEVYRFSKFTQTFALLIRQFLVFLLILYAFIGVFKQPEISRIEIAKYYIACFLSISILKYVLQNFLAKYRIIFGGNLRKVIVIGDNKKTSQLIEIFKEEEEFGYVFKKKFNVNDQDFTLKSCFEYVIENNIDELYCSVAELSNKQLEKIVTFCDNNLKVLKFIPDNKEIFTKKLNFNYYRYVPILSFREIPLDDPINFITKRGFDIVLSLFVLLFILSWLTPLLFILMQLESKGPIFFKQRRNGLDYKEFYCYKYRSMRPGNDQKQTTRQDYRVTRIGRFIRKTSIDELPQFINVLKGDMSVVGPRPHMVKHNENFIQKVDKFMVRHFVKPGITGLAQVSGFRGEIENNQDIVNRVKYDIFYIENWSILLDIKIVVLTVINAIKGEDKAY, encoded by the coding sequence ATGAGAACCAAAGTTGGGAGATACTCCATATATATTAAACCCCTATTTTATATTATTGACCTTACAATAATTAATCTTTTAATATATTACTTTCAAACTAACCTTTACGAAAAAGCAATTTTTGCGATCTACATTACTATCATGTGGATTGTACTTTCGATAAAAAACAAATTTTATGAAGTATACCGCTTTTCCAAATTCACTCAAACCTTTGCTTTATTGATCAGACAGTTTCTGGTTTTCCTTCTCATACTTTACGCATTTATAGGAGTATTTAAACAACCGGAAATAAGCAGGATAGAAATTGCAAAATATTATATAGCCTGTTTTTTAAGTATTTCCATACTTAAATACGTATTACAAAATTTCCTGGCAAAATATCGTATAATCTTCGGTGGTAATCTTAGAAAAGTAATAGTAATTGGAGATAATAAAAAAACAAGTCAGTTAATAGAAATTTTTAAAGAAGAAGAAGAATTTGGTTATGTTTTTAAAAAGAAGTTCAATGTAAACGATCAGGATTTTACCTTAAAAAGCTGTTTTGAATATGTAATTGAAAACAATATTGATGAATTATATTGTTCAGTAGCAGAATTATCTAACAAACAATTAGAAAAGATTGTAACCTTTTGTGACAATAATTTAAAAGTATTAAAATTTATTCCGGATAATAAAGAAATTTTTACAAAAAAATTAAATTTTAATTATTACCGATACGTTCCTATCTTATCATTTAGAGAAATTCCTTTAGATGATCCAATAAATTTTATAACAAAACGCGGATTTGATATTGTACTTTCACTATTTGTTCTTTTATTTATTTTAAGTTGGTTAACACCCTTATTATTTATTTTAATGCAATTAGAGTCCAAAGGACCAATCTTCTTTAAACAACGTAGAAACGGATTAGATTACAAAGAGTTTTACTGTTATAAATATCGTTCTATGAGACCGGGTAATGATCAAAAACAAACGACTAGGCAGGATTATAGAGTGACCAGAATTGGAAGGTTTATTAGAAAAACCAGTATAGATGAATTACCTCAATTTATTAACGTTCTCAAAGGAGATATGTCAGTTGTAGGTCCTAGACCGCATATGGTAAAACATAATGAAAACTTTATTCAAAAAGTTGATAAATTTATGGTCAGGCACTTTGTAAAACCAGGGATCACAGGGTTAGCTCAGGTGAGTGGTTTCCGTGGCGAGATAGAAAATAATCAGGATATAGTAAATAGAGTAAAATATGATATATTTTATATAGAAAACTGGTCGATTCTTTTAGATATTAAAATAGTGGTTTTAACCGTTATAAATGCAATCAAAGGAGAAGACAAAGCATATTGA
- a CDS encoding UDP-glucuronic acid decarboxylase family protein has product MKKVLITGAAGFLGSHLCDKFIQMDYKVIAMDNLITGDLKNIEHLFKLKNFTFYEHDVTTFVHIPGKLDYILHFASPASPIDYLKIPIQTLKVGSLGTHNLLGLAKEKKATILIASTSEVYGDPLVHPQNEDYLGNVNTIGPRGVYDEAKRFQESLTMAYHTYHKLETRIARIFNTYGPRMRLNDGRVVPAFIGQSLRGEDLTVFGDGLQTRSFCYVDDLIDGICKLLFSDYVNPVNIGNPNEITILDFAKEIIRLTNTDQKIIYKPLPVDDPMQRQPDITRAKTILGWEPMTTRQEGLLKTLAYFKSLSNQDLYKSEHRSFES; this is encoded by the coding sequence TTGAAAAAAGTTTTAATTACCGGAGCCGCCGGGTTCTTGGGATCACATCTCTGTGACAAGTTTATTCAGATGGATTACAAAGTAATTGCCATGGATAACCTGATCACAGGAGACCTTAAAAATATTGAACATTTATTTAAATTAAAAAACTTTACTTTTTATGAACATGATGTAACTACATTTGTTCATATTCCGGGTAAACTAGACTATATTCTTCATTTTGCGTCACCGGCAAGTCCTATTGATTATTTAAAAATACCAATTCAAACCCTAAAAGTTGGATCACTAGGCACACATAACTTATTAGGTTTAGCCAAAGAAAAGAAAGCTACCATTTTAATTGCATCAACAAGTGAAGTATATGGAGATCCACTAGTTCATCCCCAAAACGAAGATTATCTGGGAAATGTAAATACTATCGGCCCTAGAGGCGTTTATGACGAAGCCAAACGTTTTCAGGAATCCTTAACCATGGCATATCATACCTATCATAAGTTAGAAACAAGAATTGCCCGTATATTTAACACCTACGGACCTAGGATGCGGCTAAATGATGGGAGGGTAGTTCCGGCATTCATTGGTCAGTCCTTAAGAGGAGAAGACTTAACCGTTTTTGGAGACGGTTTGCAAACAAGGTCCTTTTGCTATGTAGATGATTTAATTGATGGAATATGTAAGCTACTATTCAGTGATTATGTAAACCCTGTGAATATAGGCAACCCAAACGAGATTACTATTTTAGATTTTGCAAAAGAAATTATTAGACTGACAAATACTGATCAAAAAATCATTTACAAACCATTACCTGTAGATGACCCGATGCAAAGACAGCCGGATATTACCAGGGCTAAAACTATTTTAGGTTGGGAACCAATGACAACCAGGCAAGAAGGCTTATTAAAAACACTAGCATATTTTAAATCTTTATCAAATCAAGATCTATATAAAAGTGAGCATAGAAGTTTTGAAAGTTAA
- a CDS encoding FkbM family methyltransferase, whose amino-acid sequence MNTRIKKSLKSLLIFFHLDLTKNLKYDRLTKKILKKVLTNESNCIDIGCHEGEILEIICKHSPGGSHVALEPIPFLYDKLVEKFDNRNVEFLPYALSNTEKNTTFNVVKNALGYSGLKQRSYQVKKPEIEIIEVKVKMLDTILNGKTRIDLIKLDVEGAEFNVLKGAESTLKKFKPIVIFEFGLGASEFYNVSPVELYNFLSEEIGLSLFTLNAFIKSRPALTLQNFENHYKLNDEYYFIASP is encoded by the coding sequence TTGAACACAAGAATTAAAAAAAGTTTAAAATCTTTACTGATATTTTTTCATTTAGACCTAACTAAAAATTTAAAATATGATAGGCTAACAAAAAAAATTTTAAAAAAGGTTCTTACTAATGAATCCAATTGTATTGATATAGGGTGTCACGAAGGAGAAATTTTAGAAATAATCTGTAAACATTCGCCTGGAGGTTCTCACGTAGCCTTGGAACCAATTCCATTTTTATACGATAAATTAGTTGAGAAATTTGATAACAGAAATGTTGAATTTTTACCTTATGCGCTATCAAATACTGAAAAGAATACAACATTCAATGTTGTTAAAAATGCTCTAGGTTATAGTGGTCTAAAACAAAGGTCTTACCAGGTAAAAAAACCTGAAATAGAAATAATTGAAGTTAAAGTCAAAATGTTGGATACAATTTTGAATGGGAAAACTAGAATTGATTTAATTAAATTAGATGTGGAAGGTGCAGAGTTCAATGTTCTGAAAGGTGCTGAATCGACATTAAAAAAATTTAAGCCCATTGTAATTTTTGAGTTTGGATTAGGTGCAAGTGAATTTTATAATGTTAGTCCAGTTGAACTTTACAATTTCCTATCTGAAGAAATTGGTTTAAGTCTTTTTACGCTTAATGCTTTTATAAAATCAAGACCGGCTTTAACTCTACAAAACTTTGAAAACCATTATAAATTAAATGATGAATATTATTTTATCGCCTCCCCTTAA
- a CDS encoding glycosyltransferase: protein MFDKRILIVSGYFPYPTLFGGTFDIWERIKGIKQLGCEVDLIYTYKSLPKKEDLLVVQKHVEIIGNVKRVNNPFYLLHRKPLQVVSRKELKSIQFKRHYDIVVLESESVGEILENKTLKRNKTILRVHNNEAKFFKNLARSTSNFFKKFYYRWEAKKYESYSKHIYRESNKLWFISLDELNNYLQQGEKSKSVHLPPPINDTFLKQSLGNHTVLYVGALFMDNNLFGILWYLENIHDKISNMYSNYRLLICGSTGNRSEDYFKNKFGRYNRLDLYLNLKDITKIYTLASVFINPVFHGAGVKLKSINAIVKGLPLVTTSIGAEGIGLVKEEMFFLANNKDQFIESIEKSFAKDNQEMVEKAQNHLKSNHYLKILKEQIQN, encoded by the coding sequence TTGTTTGATAAAAGAATTTTAATTGTTTCAGGTTATTTTCCCTATCCTACGTTATTTGGAGGAACATTTGATATATGGGAAAGAATCAAGGGAATAAAGCAGCTAGGTTGCGAAGTTGATTTAATATATACTTATAAATCCCTACCAAAGAAAGAAGACCTTTTAGTTGTACAAAAGCATGTTGAAATTATTGGAAACGTAAAGCGGGTTAATAATCCATTTTATTTATTGCATAGAAAGCCTTTACAAGTAGTTTCCAGGAAAGAACTTAAAAGTATACAATTCAAAAGACATTATGATATTGTAGTCCTAGAATCAGAAAGCGTCGGAGAAATCCTAGAAAATAAGACTTTAAAAAGAAATAAAACCATTCTTAGAGTTCATAATAATGAAGCAAAATTTTTTAAAAACTTGGCAAGAAGTACTTCTAATTTTTTTAAAAAATTTTATTATCGGTGGGAAGCAAAAAAATATGAATCATATTCCAAGCATATTTACCGGGAATCTAACAAGTTGTGGTTTATTTCTTTAGATGAATTAAATAATTATTTACAGCAAGGTGAAAAATCTAAAAGTGTACATCTCCCCCCCCCAATTAATGATACCTTTTTAAAACAAAGCTTGGGTAATCATACTGTTTTGTACGTAGGCGCCTTATTTATGGATAATAATCTTTTTGGTATTTTATGGTATTTGGAAAATATACATGATAAGATTAGTAATATGTATTCAAATTATAGATTATTAATTTGTGGTAGTACCGGAAATCGTTCAGAAGATTATTTCAAAAATAAATTTGGGAGATACAATAGATTGGATCTTTATTTAAATTTAAAAGATATTACAAAAATATATACATTGGCTTCAGTATTTATAAATCCTGTTTTTCATGGAGCAGGAGTTAAATTAAAGTCAATTAATGCTATAGTTAAAGGTTTACCACTAGTTACCACATCAATTGGTGCAGAGGGGATAGGTTTGGTTAAAGAAGAAATGTTTTTTCTTGCAAATAATAAAGATCAGTTTATAGAAAGCATAGAAAAATCTTTTGCAAAGGATAATCAAGAAATGGTTGAAAAGGCACAAAATCATTTAAAATCCAATCATTATTTAAAAATTTTGAAGGAACAAATACAAAATTAA
- a CDS encoding exopolysaccharide biosynthesis polyprenyl glycosylphosphotransferase, with translation MHPTRKGYSYLIRPISISIDLLLVVGLAYYFLHFIINIKFLGYLIGAWIVSTVLLRFYEVYRFTRILKIISLLVKQAIFFLILIYAYYGLFRVREVSITTTFNYVSSVIVLVGLFKILVYNLLRRYRSYLGGNNRQIIIIGSTKGARQLETFFRKRRDLGYHVAKVFSDKLSNTIKDSFQYLKNERVDEIYCAVDEVSDSVINKYVTYADQKQCVLKFIPNDQQILSKKLKTDYYEYLPILSIPEISLNNANNRFFKRLFDILFSLIIIIGILSWLVPLLYILIKIDSKGPLIYSQKRNGINYKEFVCYKFRSMKSEEFDDLDQVKKSDQRVTKLGKFLRRTSIDELPQFINVLFGDMSVVGPRPHMLSYTEMYAKKINKYNFVFRHSVKPGITGLAQVKGFRGEVENDEDIINRIKYDIFYIENWSLLLDLKIIFDTTVHLIKGHEKAY, from the coding sequence ATGCACCCAACTCGAAAAGGATACTCTTATTTAATCAGGCCAATCTCTATAAGCATTGACCTGCTTCTGGTTGTTGGACTAGCGTATTACTTTCTTCACTTTATTATTAACATCAAATTCTTAGGATATCTTATAGGTGCCTGGATTGTTTCTACCGTATTATTGCGCTTTTACGAAGTGTATCGATTTACCCGGATATTAAAAATTATATCCTTATTAGTAAAACAAGCCATCTTTTTTCTAATACTGATTTACGCTTATTATGGCTTATTCCGGGTACGAGAAGTCAGTATTACCACTACTTTTAATTACGTAAGTAGTGTTATCGTACTGGTCGGATTGTTCAAAATACTGGTCTATAATTTACTAAGAAGATATCGCTCCTATCTGGGAGGTAATAATCGCCAAATTATTATCATCGGAAGCACAAAAGGAGCCAGGCAACTCGAGACTTTTTTCAGAAAACGCAGGGATTTAGGATACCACGTAGCAAAAGTCTTTTCTGATAAGCTTTCAAATACGATAAAAGACAGTTTTCAATACTTAAAGAATGAAAGAGTAGACGAAATTTACTGTGCCGTAGATGAGGTAAGTGATAGCGTAATCAATAAATACGTAACCTATGCCGATCAAAAACAATGTGTGTTAAAATTTATACCCAACGATCAGCAAATCTTATCTAAAAAATTAAAAACTGACTATTACGAATATCTACCTATATTATCCATACCGGAAATTTCTTTAAACAACGCAAACAATCGCTTCTTTAAAAGACTATTTGATATCCTATTTTCATTAATAATCATTATTGGAATTTTATCTTGGTTAGTTCCCCTGTTATATATCCTAATAAAAATAGATTCAAAAGGTCCACTTATCTACAGTCAAAAACGCAACGGAATTAACTATAAAGAATTCGTTTGCTATAAATTCCGGTCTATGAAATCAGAAGAATTTGACGACCTGGATCAGGTAAAAAAATCCGATCAAAGAGTGACAAAACTAGGAAAGTTTTTAAGACGAACCAGTATTGACGAACTTCCGCAATTTATTAACGTATTGTTCGGAGATATGTCCGTAGTAGGTCCTAGGCCACATATGTTATCGTATACCGAGATGTATGCTAAAAAAATTAATAAATATAACTTCGTATTTCGTCATTCCGTAAAACCAGGGATAACCGGTTTAGCACAGGTTAAAGGATTCAGGGGAGAAGTAGAAAATGATGAAGATATTATCAACCGTATTAAATATGATATTTTCTATATAGAAAACTGGTCCCTGTTATTAGACCTTAAAATTATCTTTGATACCACGGTACATTTAATTAAAGGACATGAAAAAGCGTATTAG
- a CDS encoding IS3 family transposase, giving the protein MGYSLNKLYNVVGISKQAVHQYAKRQEVFDRKIEGLVVEVDELRKDFPGCGVEKMYDILQPNFIGRDRFVETMMLLGYRLKIKKNYKRTTIAAKVYYPNLIKGMEVAAPSVIWQSDITYILICGKHYYAVFIIDVYTKKIVGYCLSDHMRATANLKALQMALKDHKPPKVHHSDRGGQYIYKAYIKLLEQHDCRISMAQSAQDNAYAERINRTIKRDYLDYWEIKTFDQLKKRMKQAVNHYNHVRTHNNIDKKTPVQFEENFPSINKDQRKTITIFNNEI; this is encoded by the coding sequence ATGGGTTATTCATTAAATAAGCTATATAACGTTGTAGGTATTAGCAAACAAGCCGTACACCAATACGCTAAGCGCCAAGAAGTCTTTGATCGGAAGATTGAGGGCTTAGTAGTAGAGGTAGATGAGTTGCGCAAAGACTTTCCGGGTTGTGGGGTAGAAAAGATGTACGATATACTACAACCTAATTTTATTGGTAGGGACAGGTTTGTAGAAACTATGATGTTATTGGGCTATAGGCTCAAGATCAAGAAGAACTATAAAAGGACGACTATTGCCGCTAAGGTGTATTACCCTAATTTAATTAAAGGGATGGAAGTAGCTGCACCGTCAGTAATTTGGCAAAGTGATATTACTTACATTCTTATTTGTGGGAAGCATTATTATGCAGTCTTTATCATTGACGTTTATACAAAGAAAATTGTAGGTTACTGCCTATCGGACCATATGCGTGCTACGGCTAACCTAAAAGCTTTACAAATGGCACTAAAGGACCATAAACCACCAAAGGTACATCACTCCGATAGGGGCGGTCAATATATCTACAAAGCCTATATCAAGCTTTTAGAACAACATGACTGTAGGATCAGTATGGCACAATCTGCCCAAGATAACGCTTATGCAGAACGTATCAACAGGACTATCAAAAGGGATTATCTTGACTACTGGGAGATTAAAACCTTTGATCAACTAAAGAAAAGAATGAAGCAAGCTGTCAACCATTACAACCATGTAAGGACACATAACAACATCGATAAGAAAACGCCAGTCCAGTTTGAAGAAAACTTTCCTTCAATAAACAAAGATCAAAGGAAAACAATAACTATTTTTAACAATGAAATATAA
- a CDS encoding glycosyltransferase: MKKALVHDWYYVNGGAEKVIHSINNIWSDLDQFALIDFLSEKDRKYILNNKKVSTSFIQNLPTARKNHRKFLQLFPYAVEQLDLRPYELIISSSASIAKGILTNQNQLHICYCHSPMRYAWDFYHEYLEEANLTTGIKGMYAKYVLNKIRIWDVINSNRVDHFIANSKYIAGRIKKVYNREATVIYPPVDVKEFEFSDQKQEYYFTASRMVSYKRIDLIVKSFSKLKTKKLIVAGDGPDFEKIRKIAGDNIEFVGFTSLKKLKNYLKYAKAFIFAAEEDFGIIPVEAQACGTPVIGYGKGGLKETVIEKVTGIFFNDQSVDSLINAVEEFEKLSFDYATIRKHSLKFSKERFEKEIKQFVEDKYQKFKKQP, from the coding sequence ATGAAAAAAGCACTGGTGCACGATTGGTATTATGTAAATGGTGGTGCAGAAAAAGTTATCCATTCAATAAATAACATTTGGTCAGACTTAGATCAATTTGCATTAATCGATTTTCTTTCAGAAAAAGACAGAAAATATATACTTAATAACAAGAAAGTTAGTACTAGTTTTATTCAAAATTTACCTACTGCCAGGAAAAATCATCGAAAGTTTTTACAGTTATTTCCGTACGCGGTAGAACAATTGGATCTAAGACCGTATGAACTAATTATTAGTTCTTCTGCCTCTATCGCAAAAGGTATACTAACTAATCAAAATCAATTACATATTTGCTATTGTCACTCTCCGATGCGATACGCCTGGGACTTTTATCATGAGTATTTAGAAGAAGCTAATCTTACTACAGGGATTAAAGGAATGTATGCAAAATATGTATTAAATAAAATCCGAATTTGGGATGTTATTAACTCAAACAGAGTTGATCATTTTATAGCTAATTCAAAGTACATAGCTGGTAGAATTAAGAAAGTTTACAATAGAGAAGCTACCGTTATTTATCCTCCGGTTGATGTAAAAGAATTTGAATTTAGCGACCAGAAGCAAGAATATTATTTTACTGCATCCCGGATGGTATCTTATAAAAGAATTGATTTAATAGTCAAATCATTTTCAAAGCTAAAAACTAAAAAGTTAATTGTAGCCGGAGATGGACCTGATTTTGAAAAAATAAGAAAAATCGCAGGTGATAACATTGAATTTGTTGGATTTACTAGTTTAAAAAAACTTAAAAACTACTTAAAGTATGCAAAAGCTTTTATTTTTGCAGCCGAAGAAGATTTTGGGATTATTCCGGTTGAAGCACAAGCATGTGGAACACCAGTAATTGGATATGGTAAAGGTGGATTAAAAGAGACGGTTATAGAAAAAGTTACCGGAATATTTTTCAATGATCAAAGTGTAGATAGTCTTATTAATGCTGTAGAAGAATTTGAAAAACTAAGTTTTGACTATGCAACGATAAGAAAACATTCTCTAAAATTTTCTAAAGAACGCTTTGAAAAAGAAATAAAACAATTTGTAGAAGATAAATATCAAAAATTTAAAAAGCAACCATGA
- a CDS encoding UDP-glucose dehydrogenase family protein has product MKISVIGTGYVGLVTGTCLAETGNEVICVDIDKEKVEKMRNGQVPIYEPHLDVLFERNIKANRLKFSTSLEEGLDHGEIIFLALPTPDGGDGAADLSYVLGVSEQIGKLIKEYKVIVDKSTVPVGTADRVNEVISQNAKVDFDVVSNPEFLREGFAVDDFLKPERIVVGSSSERATDLMKKLYKPFVRSGNPIIIMDEKSAELTKYAANSFLATKITFMNEIANYCEKVGADVDKVRIGMGTDSRIGKRFLFPGIGYGGSCFPKDVKALHNSGNQDGYHFQLLESVINVNKAQKVVLLPKIKSYFNGDIKGKTFAVWGLAFKPQTDDIREAPALEIIDKLLEEGAKVKAFDPEAMDNVAKKYTGKITFVDTMYEALDESDALIICTEWSIFRTPDFNKIKSKLSNNVIFDGRNLYDNLDLEKEQISYFSVGRKNVTV; this is encoded by the coding sequence ATGAAAATATCAGTAATAGGAACCGGATATGTAGGCTTAGTAACAGGAACATGTTTGGCAGAAACAGGTAACGAAGTCATCTGTGTAGATATTGATAAAGAAAAAGTAGAAAAAATGAGGAATGGGCAAGTTCCTATTTATGAACCTCATCTGGACGTACTCTTTGAAAGAAATATTAAAGCCAACCGTTTAAAGTTCTCTACTTCCCTTGAAGAAGGTCTGGATCACGGGGAGATTATTTTCTTGGCACTGCCTACTCCTGATGGTGGAGATGGAGCAGCAGATTTATCTTATGTTCTGGGAGTTTCAGAACAAATAGGGAAATTGATTAAAGAATATAAGGTCATTGTAGATAAAAGCACCGTTCCGGTAGGTACCGCAGATAGAGTGAACGAAGTGATATCTCAAAATGCTAAAGTTGATTTTGATGTGGTTTCTAATCCTGAATTTTTAAGGGAAGGTTTTGCTGTTGATGATTTCTTAAAACCTGAGCGAATTGTGGTAGGTTCAAGTTCTGAAAGAGCAACTGATTTAATGAAAAAATTGTACAAACCCTTCGTTAGGTCCGGAAATCCAATTATAATTATGGATGAAAAATCTGCCGAACTTACAAAATATGCAGCCAACTCGTTCCTTGCAACTAAGATTACGTTTATGAACGAAATTGCAAACTACTGTGAGAAGGTAGGCGCAGATGTAGACAAGGTAAGAATTGGAATGGGAACCGATTCCCGAATTGGAAAACGATTCTTGTTTCCAGGGATAGGTTACGGAGGTTCTTGTTTTCCAAAAGACGTAAAAGCACTTCATAATTCCGGGAATCAGGATGGCTATCATTTTCAATTATTAGAATCCGTGATCAACGTGAATAAAGCTCAAAAAGTAGTTTTATTACCTAAAATAAAATCCTACTTCAACGGAGATATTAAAGGTAAAACTTTTGCAGTTTGGGGATTAGCGTTTAAACCGCAAACTGATGATATAAGAGAAGCACCAGCATTAGAAATCATTGACAAATTGCTGGAAGAAGGAGCTAAAGTAAAAGCTTTTGATCCGGAAGCTATGGATAATGTAGCTAAAAAATATACCGGTAAAATTACTTTTGTAGACACTATGTATGAAGCTTTGGATGAATCAGACGCTTTGATTATCTGTACAGAATGGAGTATTTTTAGAACTCCCGATTTTAATAAAATCAAGTCAAAACTTAGCAATAATGTAATTTTTGACGGACGTAACCTATACGACAACTTAGATCTGGAAAAAGAACAAATTTCGTACTTCTCCGTAGGTAGGAAGAACGTTACTGTTTAA
- a CDS encoding transposase, with amino-acid sequence MRANLKSIQKRRKYSEDFKKQLVSDFESGKFSVPQLERIHKISRSNIYKWIYKYSTFNEHGSRVVEMKHSSSEKLKELEKKVKELEAALGRKQIKIDYLEKVVEIAKDELNIDIKKNFNTPQLGGSKSISK; translated from the coding sequence ATGAGAGCAAATTTAAAGAGTATTCAGAAGAGAAGAAAATATTCTGAGGATTTTAAAAAACAATTGGTCAGTGACTTTGAATCGGGTAAGTTCAGTGTCCCACAATTGGAGCGGATACATAAGATATCCCGCTCAAATATCTACAAATGGATTTATAAATATTCTACCTTTAACGAGCATGGATCAAGAGTTGTAGAGATGAAACACAGTAGTTCGGAGAAGTTAAAAGAATTAGAGAAAAAGGTTAAAGAGTTGGAAGCTGCCCTGGGGCGTAAACAAATCAAGATTGACTATCTGGAGAAGGTGGTGGAGATAGCCAAAGATGAACTTAACATCGATATTAAAAAAAACTTCAACACCCCACAATTAGGTGGTTCCAAAAGCATCAGCAAGTAA
- a CDS encoding O-antigen ligase family protein: MERSKKFFNILLIAIATFPITGLKFAKFTMIFWTLTAIFFIIKYKRYRLRKNEILTVAFVSSYYLLCVFSYFFFSDYNDEGAKDLILKLPFIIFPIAIFLLRDFILTKNTLQILVFFTVATIFSAVHVWMYIIDTGFSYMLDVDTYYNPIFRNIFSDVTGMHLPYLGIVYGFSCIIILHLILKKDYTLKFKMVLMLGIVFLIFSIILFSARMAIFSTILAFCYYIFNSIERRTSIMVVLIMLLFVTVTSMLSPVQRRFDELKEMKFSMPEFNEKSDKVNFRYGIYYCSYKILEKKWLLGVGLGNVQNELDQCYQNFKYSNYDDFSKVKYNSHNQFLHEWMSKGIFGFVIFITFLLYFFVNNDKMYISFLIIVVLGLFTENLFEREVGVIFFNFFNSLFFIKSSLGNK; this comes from the coding sequence TTGGAAAGAAGTAAAAAATTTTTCAACATACTATTAATTGCTATTGCTACTTTTCCAATAACGGGTTTGAAATTTGCTAAGTTTACAATGATATTTTGGACTTTAACCGCAATTTTTTTTATTATTAAATATAAACGTTATCGTCTTAGAAAAAATGAAATTCTTACGGTAGCTTTCGTTTCTAGCTATTATTTATTATGCGTTTTTTCTTATTTCTTTTTCTCTGATTATAATGATGAAGGAGCAAAAGATTTAATTTTAAAATTACCTTTTATAATTTTCCCAATTGCTATTTTTCTTCTCAGAGATTTTATTTTAACAAAAAATACGCTACAAATTTTAGTTTTTTTTACGGTAGCAACTATTTTTTCCGCAGTTCATGTTTGGATGTACATAATTGATACAGGGTTTAGTTACATGTTAGATGTAGATACATACTACAATCCAATATTTAGAAATATTTTCAGTGATGTTACGGGAATGCATTTACCTTATCTAGGCATTGTGTATGGTTTCTCCTGTATTATAATATTACACCTAATTTTAAAAAAGGATTATACTTTAAAGTTCAAAATGGTTTTAATGTTAGGTATTGTTTTTTTAATTTTTTCAATAATATTATTTTCTGCAAGGATGGCAATATTCTCTACAATTCTTGCTTTTTGCTATTATATATTTAATTCTATAGAAAGGAGAACTTCAATTATGGTAGTTCTTATTATGCTTCTTTTTGTCACTGTAACATCTATGCTTTCTCCAGTACAAAGAAGATTTGATGAATTAAAAGAAATGAAATTCAGCATGCCAGAGTTTAACGAAAAATCAGACAAAGTAAATTTCAGATATGGAATTTACTATTGTAGTTATAAAATATTAGAAAAAAAATGGCTTTTGGGCGTTGGTTTAGGTAATGTCCAGAACGAATTAGATCAATGTTACCAAAATTTTAAATATAGTAATTACGATGATTTTTCAAAAGTTAAGTACAATTCGCATAATCAATTCTTACATGAATGGATGTCGAAAGGTATTTTTGGTTTCGTAATTTTCATTACTTTTTTACTCTATTTTTTTGTAAATAACGACAAAATGTATATATCTTTTCTGATAATAGTTGTTCTTGGATTATTTACAGAAAATTTATTTGAAAGGGAGGTTGGAGTAATATTTTTTAATTTCTTTAATTCCTTGTTTTTTATCAAATCAAGTTTAGGCAATAAATGA